CGACGATGTCTCCCGGGCCCAGGAACACCGGATCGATTTGGACCTGGCGGAGGAAGGGCTCGGGGATCTGCTCCATACCGCCGCTGCTGCCGCGGGGGAAGCTTATGCTGACAAAGGCGTCGATTTACAGGTCGAGACCATTACGGACACCGCCCGGGTGCTCGTGGACCGGCAACGCTTCAGCCAGGTGATGAGCAATCTCCTGTCGAACGCGCTACGGCACACCCCGGCCGGCGGGCAGGTCCGGATCAGCGTCCACCGACAGGGGGCGTCCACCGCGCTCATCCACGTCGCCGATGACGGCGAGGGCATCCCACCTGGCCAGCTCGGACACATCTTCGAACGCTTCTACCGGGGGGATGCCGCCCGCAGCCGGGACAACGGCGGGGCCGGTATCGGTCTGACCATCTCCAAGGCATTGATCGAGGCCCACGGCGGCACTCTCACCGCCACCTCCCCCGGACCCGGTCGCGGAGCGGTGTTTGCCCTCCGCCTCCCGCTGTCCCCTCCCGACAGTGAGGAGGCTGCTCGGTGACCACACCCTGCCCCGCGTGAGGGCCGTGCCCTCCACCCCTTCAAAATATACCTCAGGGGGGTATATGCTAGAGAGTAGCATCGCCGCATCCCACCGACCCGTAGGAGCTTTCCCATGATCACCTCCCCACCCCGCCTCTTGCCGATGGCCTCCCACGGCTGCAGCTGTTGCGGACCTGCCTCACGTGCCGACACCGCCTCCATCCCTGCCGCCAGCGACTCGTCAGCAGGAGGGTCCTCCCCTAGCTACCAGGTCACCGGCCTGACCTGCGGGCACTGCGCGAAAAGCGTGACCCAGGCCCTTCAGGCCCTCCCCCAGGTCGACGACGTCCAGATTGATCTCGCTGCTGGTGGTGTTTCCACCGTCACGGTCACCGGTGTCGTACCTCCGGAGATGGTTCGCCGGGCCATCGAGGAGGCCGGCTACACCGTCTTATCCTGATCGGTTTTACCCATCATCTCGACCCCGACCGGGTTGAGCGAAAGGAACGTCATGAGCACTCCCCACCATTCCGGCGATCACCATGGTGATCACCCCGCTCCGGAAACAGACCACACCCACCACCCGGATCATGCCAGCCACGAACACCACGCAGATGCCGACACCCACGGCCAGGCGATGCCCCACGATCACCCGCACTCCGCCCTGGACGAAGACCACCACGTTCATGGTCACGGCGAACACGCCGGACACAGCACCGCAATGTTTCGGGACCGCTTCTGGTGGTCGCTGATTCTGTCCATTCCCGTCGTTATTTTCAGCCCCATGGTCGCCCACCTGCTCGGCTACCACCTCCCGGCATTCCCCGGATCCACCTGGATCCCCCCGGTGCTGGGCACGATCATCTTCGTCTACGGCGGAACGCCTTTCCTCAAGGGCGGATGGACGGAACTGAAATCCCGCCAACCCGGGATGATGCTCCTGATCGCCATGGCCATCACCGTGGCGTTTGTCGCCTCCTGGGTCACCACTCTGGGGCTGGGCGGTTTTGACCTGGACTTCTGGTGGGAGCTGGCCCTGCTGGTGACCATCATGCTGCTGGGCCACTGGCTGGAGATGCGCGCTCTCGGGGCCGCGTCCTCCGCGCTTGACGCGCTGGCTGCTCTGCTGCCGGATGAGGCCGAGAAAGTCATCGACGGGACCACCCGCACCGTGGCCATCTCCGAGCTGGTCGTCGACGACGTCGTGCTGGTGAGGGCCGGTGCCCGGGTGCCGGCCGACGGAACCATCCTCGACGGAGCCGCCGAATTCGATGAGGCGATGATCACCGGCGAATCCCGTCCCGTCTTCCGCGACACCGGTGACAAGGTGGTCGCCGGTACCGTGGCCACCGACAACACCGTCCGCATCCGGGTGGAGGCTACCGGCGGGGACACCGCCCTGGCCGGGATCCAACGCATGGTTGCCGACGCCCAGGAGTCCTCCTCCCGGGCCCAGGCCCTGGCGGATCGGGCGGCGGCGTTATTGTTCTGGTTCGCGCTGATCTCCGCTCTGATCACCGCGGTGGTGTGGACCATCATCGGCAGCCCGGACGATGCCGTGGTGCGCACGGTCACGGTGCTGGTCATCGCCTGTCCGCACGCCCTGGGCCTGGCGATTCCGCTGGTCATTGCGATCTCCACCGAGCGGGCCGCGAAATCCGGGGTGCTCATCAAGGACCGGATGGCGCTCGAGCGGATGCGCACCATCGACGTGGTGCTCTTCGACAAAACCGGCACCCTGACCGAGGGTGCGCACGCGGTCACCGGTGTCGCGGCAGCTGTCGGCGTCACCGAGGGCGAGCTGCTGGCCCTGGCCGCCGCCGCGGAGGCCGACAGCGAGCACCCCGTGGCCCGCGCCATCGTGGCGGCCGCGGCCGCCCATCCCGAGGCCTCCCGTCGGCAAATCCGTGCAACTGGTTTCAGCGCCGCCTCCGGCCGGGGGGTTCGGGCCACTGTCGATGGCGCTGAGATCCTCGTGGGCGGGCCGAACATGCTGCGCGAGTTCAACCTCACCACCCCGGCCGAGCTCACCGACACCACCAGCGCCTGGACCGGGCGTGGGGCCGGTGTGCTCCATATTGTCCGCGACGGTCAGATCATCGGTGCGGTGGCCGTCGAGGACAAGATCCGCCCCGAATCCCGCGCCGCCGTGAAAGCCCTGCAGGACCGCGGGGTGAAGGTCGCGATGATCACCGGTGACGCGCAGCAGGTGGCCCAGGCGGTTGGCCAGGACCTGGGGATCGATGAGGTCTTCGCCGAGGTCCTGCCCCAGGACAAGGACACCAAGGTCACCCAGTTACAGGAGCGTGGCCTGAGCGTGGCCATGGTCGGCGACGGTGTCAACGACGCCCCGGCCCTGGCCCGCGCCGAGGTCGGCATCGCCATCGGGGCCGGCACGGATGTGGCGATGGAATCCGCCGGAGTGGTCCTGGCCAGTGACGATCCCCGGGCGGTGTTGTCGATGATTGAGCTCTCGCAGGCCAGCTACCGCAAGATGATCCAGAACCTCATCTGGGCCTCTGGCTACAACATCCTCGCCGTGCCGCTGGCCGCCGGCGTGCTCGCCCCGATCGGGTTCGTGCTGTCCCCGGCCGTGGGCGCGATCTTGATGTCTGCCTCGACCATCGTGGTGGCCCTGAACGCTCAGCTGCTGCGCCGGATTGATCTGGACCCGGCCCACCTGGCTCCCACCAGTCCGAAGGAGGAACACACCACGCCTACTCCGGCATCCACCGCCGTCCACTGATCCACCACTTCTCTCCACTGCCCCCATATGACCCTGAAAGGCTCCACCATGAAGCGCACCCTTGTTCTTTCCGCTCTCGCCGTGGCCTCCACCCTGGCGCTGGCCGCCTGCGGTGAGGCCACCGAGTCAGGCAACACCGACGCCACCACCTCGGCCACCAGCACTGCGACGACTACCGCTGAGACGACCGAGACCACCACGGCGACGACTGAGGCGGACGGGGAGATCTCCGCCGATCACAACGACGCGGACATCATGTTTGCCCAGATGATGATCCCCCATCACCAGCAGGCCGTGGAGATGAGTGAGACGCTCCTGGCCAAGGAGGGTATCCCCGCCCAGGTCGTGGAGTTTGCCCAGGGGGTTATTGACGCCCAGGGACCGGAGATTGACCGGATGAACGCCATGCTCGAGGCCTGGGGCCAGCAGCCGGTCACCGACTCTGGGGGCATGGGGACCATGGACGAGATGGGTGGAATGGATCACGGCGAGATGGGTGGCATGAGCGGGATGATGAGCCAGGAGGACATGACAGCCCTTGAGGAAGCCCAGGGCACCGAGGCTGCCCGCCTCTACCTGGAGCAGATGACCGCCCACCACGAAGGTGCGGTCGACATGGCCCGTGACGAGGTTGCTGACGGCCAGAATCCCCATGCGATCACCCTGGCCGAACAAATTATCAACGACCAGGAGGCCGAGATCGCCCAGATGCAGCAGATGCTCACTGACCTATGACAGGCCCCCGTCTTTTTCTGATCCCGAGGACAGGAATCTGAAAAAGAGGGATAACCGTGACGATTGCCACCTGCTGCGGGCGATGGGTCGTTGTCACCGCAGCGGGTGCACCGGGGTGGATGTTTCTTCTCCCTCTGGTCGCACCACTGAGGAAAGGGGAAAGCTCCTGTGTCCAGACGCGACTATCCCCATTATGGGGACACCATCAAAGTAACG
This sequence is a window from Corynebacterium doosanense CAU 212 = DSM 45436. Protein-coding genes within it:
- a CDS encoding heavy-metal-associated domain-containing protein, with protein sequence MITSPPRLLPMASHGCSCCGPASRADTASIPAASDSSAGGSSPSYQVTGLTCGHCAKSVTQALQALPQVDDVQIDLAAGGVSTVTVTGVVPPEMVRRAIEEAGYTVLS
- a CDS encoding copper-translocating P-type ATPase; translated protein: MSTPHHSGDHHGDHPAPETDHTHHPDHASHEHHADADTHGQAMPHDHPHSALDEDHHVHGHGEHAGHSTAMFRDRFWWSLILSIPVVIFSPMVAHLLGYHLPAFPGSTWIPPVLGTIIFVYGGTPFLKGGWTELKSRQPGMMLLIAMAITVAFVASWVTTLGLGGFDLDFWWELALLVTIMLLGHWLEMRALGAASSALDALAALLPDEAEKVIDGTTRTVAISELVVDDVVLVRAGARVPADGTILDGAAEFDEAMITGESRPVFRDTGDKVVAGTVATDNTVRIRVEATGGDTALAGIQRMVADAQESSSRAQALADRAAALLFWFALISALITAVVWTIIGSPDDAVVRTVTVLVIACPHALGLAIPLVIAISTERAAKSGVLIKDRMALERMRTIDVVLFDKTGTLTEGAHAVTGVAAAVGVTEGELLALAAAAEADSEHPVARAIVAAAAAHPEASRRQIRATGFSAASGRGVRATVDGAEILVGGPNMLREFNLTTPAELTDTTSAWTGRGAGVLHIVRDGQIIGAVAVEDKIRPESRAAVKALQDRGVKVAMITGDAQQVAQAVGQDLGIDEVFAEVLPQDKDTKVTQLQERGLSVAMVGDGVNDAPALARAEVGIAIGAGTDVAMESAGVVLASDDPRAVLSMIELSQASYRKMIQNLIWASGYNILAVPLAAGVLAPIGFVLSPAVGAILMSASTIVVALNAQLLRRIDLDPAHLAPTSPKEEHTTPTPASTAVH
- a CDS encoding DUF305 domain-containing protein is translated as MKRTLVLSALAVASTLALAACGEATESGNTDATTSATSTATTTAETTETTTATTEADGEISADHNDADIMFAQMMIPHHQQAVEMSETLLAKEGIPAQVVEFAQGVIDAQGPEIDRMNAMLEAWGQQPVTDSGGMGTMDEMGGMDHGEMGGMSGMMSQEDMTALEEAQGTEAARLYLEQMTAHHEGAVDMARDEVADGQNPHAITLAEQIINDQEAEIAQMQQMLTDL